A genomic window from Halogeometricum borinquense DSM 11551 includes:
- a CDS encoding TraB/GumN family protein, which yields MSERTENGTIRIVGTAHVSADSVREVESVIRDEHPDVVAVELDEGRYRRLTGDTDDPDPEALLESTTSVRLILHWVLSYVQAQLGDQFDIEPGSELLKAVETADEIGTDIALVDRDIRVTVQRFWSQMTIREKLRLAGGLLLGFADTRTVGLVLGLFIGITLGPIVGLFGGNFGVTDPLLTRVAASGLLALAVGTVLYTVGKAIFDHRTVVTASLTGGVSIGLLAGAGLGIADGTVTAYLPPMLLHGIGSLLIGLSAGLVVGVLGGLVAERLGLSGIDIDEADEFVAADLTDTDVVQTMLTEFRELCPNGARALIDERDAYIAYQLVALRDSGLDVVAVLGAGHRGGVEQYLSNPATLPPHGTLVGTSRGPSVPVKKIAGALISVAFVASFVLLAMAGVDDAYLLEVFVAWFLVNGVFAAGMAYLAGACWTAALTGGAVAWLTSVNPVLAPGWFVGYVELRRTPVDVADFDALNELLSGDDGLSDIRSKVASVPLLRLLAIVALTNVGSIVASVLFVAYLLPLFAGDLGGVDAVSRLLFEGLRNGADILWRSLTSA from the coding sequence GTGAGCGAACGAACGGAGAACGGAACGATTCGGATTGTCGGGACGGCTCACGTCTCCGCGGACAGCGTCCGCGAGGTCGAGTCTGTGATTCGTGACGAACACCCTGATGTGGTCGCCGTCGAACTGGACGAAGGCCGCTACCGCCGACTCACGGGTGACACAGACGACCCAGACCCCGAAGCGCTGTTGGAATCGACGACGAGTGTCCGACTCATTCTTCACTGGGTTCTTTCGTACGTACAGGCTCAACTCGGAGACCAGTTCGACATCGAACCAGGGAGCGAACTGCTCAAAGCCGTCGAAACCGCCGACGAGATCGGAACTGACATCGCACTCGTTGATCGTGATATCAGAGTGACCGTCCAGCGCTTCTGGTCACAGATGACGATCAGAGAGAAGCTTCGCCTAGCCGGCGGATTGCTGCTCGGATTCGCTGACACTCGCACAGTAGGACTCGTACTCGGCCTGTTTATCGGCATCACGTTGGGACCGATTGTCGGCCTGTTCGGCGGAAATTTCGGCGTCACCGATCCACTCTTGACCCGCGTCGCTGCGAGCGGACTGCTTGCTCTTGCTGTTGGTACGGTCCTCTACACCGTCGGAAAGGCGATTTTCGACCATCGGACAGTGGTGACCGCGTCGCTAACCGGTGGGGTAAGTATCGGGCTTCTCGCTGGTGCAGGACTTGGCATAGCTGATGGGACTGTAACCGCCTATCTGCCGCCGATGCTGCTTCACGGGATCGGGAGTCTCTTGATCGGTCTGTCGGCCGGTCTCGTGGTCGGTGTCCTCGGCGGACTCGTGGCCGAGCGTCTCGGACTCAGTGGCATCGACATCGACGAAGCCGACGAATTCGTCGCAGCGGATCTCACTGACACTGATGTGGTACAGACGATGCTCACGGAGTTCCGCGAGCTCTGTCCTAACGGGGCGAGAGCGCTCATCGACGAACGCGACGCCTACATCGCCTACCAACTCGTGGCGCTCCGTGATTCGGGGTTGGATGTCGTGGCTGTACTGGGAGCGGGTCACCGAGGCGGCGTGGAACAGTACCTCTCGAATCCTGCAACGCTTCCACCACACGGGACGCTCGTTGGGACAAGCCGAGGTCCGTCTGTTCCGGTGAAAAAAATTGCCGGTGCGCTCATCTCAGTCGCGTTCGTCGCCTCTTTCGTTCTCTTAGCGATGGCAGGTGTTGACGACGCGTATCTACTCGAAGTGTTCGTTGCGTGGTTTCTGGTCAACGGCGTGTTCGCTGCGGGAATGGCCTATTTGGCCGGCGCGTGCTGGACTGCTGCGTTAACGGGTGGTGCAGTCGCTTGGCTTACGTCCGTCAATCCAGTGTTGGCTCCGGGCTGGTTCGTCGGCTACGTCGAACTCCGTCGGACACCGGTGGATGTTGCCGACTTCGACGCGCTAAACGAGTTGTTGAGTGGTGACGACGGCCTCTCGGACATCCGTTCGAAGGTGGCGAGCGTTCCGCTCCTTCGATTGCTTGCGATTGTCGCCTTGACTAACGTCGGCAGTATCGTCGCCAGTGTCCTGTTCGTCGCGTACCTCTTGCCGCTGTTTGCTGGCGACCTCGGTGGTGTCGATGCCGTCTCGCGGTTGTTGTTCGAAGGGCTTCGAAACGGGGCCGACATACTCTGGCGGAGCCTCACGTCCGCTTGA
- a CDS encoding DUF7472 family protein, which produces MALEAEMRRKILVSVVAVGFFISLIVGVGVTYNNSGLGGTGGLILVGTIALFILAMGVIGVFLNR; this is translated from the coding sequence ATGGCTCTCGAAGCGGAGATGCGTCGGAAGATACTCGTCTCCGTCGTCGCAGTCGGCTTCTTCATCTCACTCATTGTAGGGGTCGGTGTGACGTACAACAACAGCGGACTCGGCGGAACCGGCGGGCTCATCCTCGTCGGAACCATTGCACTGTTCATCCTGGCCATGGGCGTCATCGGCGTCTTCCTCAACCGGTAG
- the hjc gene encoding Holliday junction resolvase Hjc, translated as MSSNRKGDRRERELVNKLDDAGFAVMRAPASGSATERELPDVLAGNGEMFYAIEAKASSGRPIYLQGEEVEALIYFAQNFGAKSRIAVRFDREDWYFFHPGDLYVTDGGNYRVKKETALAEGEPFDSFVGGPAQSRLTDVADETDEAADDA; from the coding sequence ATGTCTTCGAACCGAAAGGGCGACCGCAGGGAACGCGAACTCGTCAACAAACTTGACGACGCCGGGTTCGCGGTCATGCGCGCCCCGGCGTCCGGAAGCGCGACGGAACGCGAACTGCCGGACGTACTCGCGGGTAACGGCGAGATGTTCTACGCCATCGAGGCGAAGGCGAGTTCCGGCCGACCCATCTATCTCCAAGGCGAAGAAGTCGAGGCGCTCATCTACTTCGCGCAGAACTTCGGTGCGAAATCGCGCATCGCTGTCCGGTTCGACCGGGAAGACTGGTATTTCTTCCACCCCGGCGACCTCTACGTGACCGACGGCGGAAACTACCGCGTCAAAAAGGAAACGGCGCTTGCGGAGGGCGAACCGTTCGACTCGTTCGTCGGCGGTCCCGCACAGAGTCGGTTGACGGATGTCGCGGACGAAACAGACGAAGCCGCAGACGACGCCTGA
- a CDS encoding DUF7474 family protein codes for MPQFDYPCPDCRATNSLHDADCRFEGTTWPVVEKAYVDLVVQLTTGPVDEDDLQESVHGDWDNLHRAALDRLKRDGRVSEANGTLRLLTAEEFREEVSEPTREPMKTIYRHGSVPGCHDNAVFAMVAWYEMVGLSWSETREKVISWLEESGAWSRGGFEEATPAQLVDSKRHVYEAGYGWKEKAQSAKRVIDRHR; via the coding sequence GTGCCGCAGTTCGACTACCCGTGTCCTGACTGCCGGGCTACTAACAGCCTCCACGATGCGGACTGCCGTTTCGAGGGGACGACGTGGCCCGTCGTCGAGAAAGCCTACGTGGATTTGGTCGTCCAACTCACGACCGGTCCCGTAGACGAAGACGACCTGCAGGAGTCGGTTCACGGCGACTGGGACAACCTCCATCGCGCCGCACTCGACCGGCTAAAACGCGACGGCCGGGTGTCCGAAGCGAACGGGACACTCCGCCTCCTCACAGCCGAAGAGTTCCGCGAAGAGGTATCCGAACCGACCAGAGAGCCGATGAAGACCATCTACCGCCATGGAAGCGTGCCGGGATGTCACGATAACGCCGTCTTCGCGATGGTCGCATGGTACGAGATGGTCGGTCTCTCGTGGTCGGAGACGAGAGAAAAAGTCATCTCGTGGCTCGAAGAAAGCGGCGCGTGGTCTCGCGGTGGGTTCGAGGAGGCCACGCCCGCCCAACTAGTCGATAGCAAACGCCACGTCTACGAAGCGGGCTACGGGTGGAAGGAGAAAGCGCAATCGGCAAAGCGCGTTATCGACCGACACCGCTGA
- a CDS encoding 23S rRNA (uridine(2552)-2'-O)-methyltransferase, producing the protein MGRDHYYNKAKQEGYRTRSAYKLKQLDEETGLFGPGNTVVDLGAAPGGWLQVAAEEVSDHGTVVGVDLQRIRDIDADNVETIRGDMTDEETKESLRERIGEEGADVVISDMAPNMTGEYSLDHARSIHLARQAFEVALDLLPAGGDFAVKVFDGQDLADFRADVEEEFQYVRSIRPDASRDESSEQYLVGKHRITAPVAAGDELDVVIDDVGSEGDGIAKVDGYTLFVSETETGDEVHVRVTDIKPNFGFAEVIDH; encoded by the coding sequence ATGGGACGTGACCACTACTACAACAAAGCAAAGCAAGAGGGCTACCGGACCCGCTCAGCGTACAAGCTGAAACAGTTAGACGAAGAGACGGGTCTGTTCGGTCCCGGAAATACCGTCGTTGACCTCGGTGCCGCCCCCGGCGGGTGGCTTCAGGTCGCCGCAGAAGAAGTCAGCGACCACGGGACGGTCGTCGGCGTGGACTTACAGCGGATCCGCGACATCGACGCCGACAACGTCGAAACCATCCGTGGAGACATGACCGACGAGGAGACGAAAGAGAGCCTCCGAGAGCGAATCGGTGAGGAGGGTGCCGACGTGGTCATCTCCGATATGGCCCCGAATATGACCGGAGAGTACTCGTTGGATCACGCTCGCTCGATCCATCTCGCTCGACAGGCGTTCGAGGTTGCGCTCGACCTGCTGCCCGCCGGAGGCGACTTCGCAGTGAAGGTGTTCGACGGACAGGACTTAGCGGACTTCCGTGCCGACGTCGAAGAGGAGTTCCAGTACGTCAGGTCCATTCGGCCGGACGCCTCGCGGGACGAATCCTCCGAACAGTATCTGGTAGGCAAACACCGCATCACCGCGCCCGTCGCCGCTGGTGACGAACTCGATGTCGTGATCGACGACGTGGGAAGCGAAGGCGACGGCATCGCCAAGGTGGACGGCTACACACTGTTCGTCTCGGAGACCGAAACGGGTGATGAAGTCCACGTCCGCGTCACCGACATCAAGCCGAACTTCGGGTTCGCCGAAGTCATCGACCATTGA
- a CDS encoding DUF7344 domain-containing protein, whose translation MSLSYLTHTLPSEDSEQLDEFCRNELFEVLGNRRRRYILYYLYAIDESVSCGSLAEQVTAWENDTLVDDISLRQYQSVYNSFYQTHLPTLENAGFIEYDRSQGIVHTTDKLSELGSFFQEKHTVRGAWRWLRVSPAQGAVVSGSIAVLLVYLLFQPLVNVTSVVILLVFGTILAGVISS comes from the coding sequence ATGAGCCTGAGCTATCTCACCCATACACTGCCGTCCGAAGACAGTGAACAGTTAGACGAGTTCTGTCGAAACGAACTCTTCGAGGTACTCGGGAACCGACGCCGACGGTATATCCTCTATTATCTCTATGCGATCGACGAGAGTGTCTCGTGTGGCTCTCTCGCTGAACAAGTAACCGCTTGGGAGAACGATACCCTCGTCGATGATATCTCGCTCAGACAGTATCAGAGCGTCTACAACTCGTTCTACCAGACGCACCTTCCAACACTGGAGAACGCGGGCTTCATCGAATACGACCGGTCACAAGGCATCGTCCACACGACCGACAAGCTCTCCGAACTCGGATCATTCTTCCAGGAGAAACACACTGTGAGAGGCGCTTGGAGGTGGCTACGCGTCTCTCCCGCGCAGGGGGCGGTCGTCTCTGGATCTATCGCGGTACTACTCGTCTATCTTCTGTTCCAACCACTCGTGAACGTCACAAGTGTCGTCATCCTTCTCGTGTTCGGAACCATTCTCGCGGGGGTGATCTCCTCGTGA
- a CDS encoding DUF7345 domain-containing protein, whose protein sequence is MNEVTRFLSLLLVGAVVLAVGTASTAAAAEPTEPGLIVELHEDGSATVTLRTTYDLASDEEARAFTDLREDDDAREKLVEKYKDRMSRVAATAATETGRTMQVTNERIELSTSGDVGVVALSVQWEGLAATDTGRLVVTRPFAGDFESDHSLTLVGPHGYDVTATNPSPDSQTENRLTWQSGTELNEFEVTFASSDAAESEASGDSTDTGTNTPGFGIVIASVALLGAALLARLRE, encoded by the coding sequence ATGAACGAGGTGACGCGGTTCCTGTCGCTGTTGCTGGTCGGCGCAGTCGTACTTGCCGTCGGCACAGCATCGACTGCCGCGGCGGCGGAGCCAACTGAACCCGGACTCATCGTCGAACTGCACGAGGACGGCTCAGCCACAGTGACGCTCCGAACGACCTACGACTTAGCGAGTGACGAGGAGGCGCGAGCGTTCACCGACCTGCGCGAGGACGACGACGCTCGTGAGAAACTCGTCGAAAAGTACAAAGACAGGATGTCTCGGGTCGCCGCAACGGCCGCAACAGAGACCGGTCGAACGATGCAGGTCACCAACGAACGTATCGAACTCTCGACCAGCGGCGACGTGGGTGTCGTGGCGCTCTCAGTCCAGTGGGAGGGTCTCGCAGCGACAGATACCGGACGACTCGTCGTCACTCGCCCGTTCGCTGGCGACTTCGAAAGTGACCACTCACTCACACTCGTCGGACCACACGGCTACGACGTAACTGCGACCAATCCTTCGCCCGACAGCCAGACCGAGAATCGACTCACGTGGCAGTCGGGAACCGAACTGAACGAGTTCGAGGTGACGTTCGCCTCGTCTGACGCTGCCGAGAGCGAGGCGTCTGGAGACAGCACTGACACGGGAACGAACACTCCCGGATTCGGTATCGTCATCGCAAGCGTCGCCCTGCTTGGCGCTGCACTGTTGGCTCGACTCCGGGAGTGA
- a CDS encoding SWIM zinc finger family protein yields the protein MTHTRNTPASKDRSVVARSIREKTTFPAAGYAGRTRRAREEPMAVRPLRDGRYVVETEGGTYVADVEAGTCTCPDSSIRHVRCKHLRRVAIEITARLVPAPGERTSACAVCGRRTFVPMFDHAPSLCERHDHAPGDLVRDRETQSLLVVVRATGERADESVTEQGILVSDYETNANYGRHEPVFEAVYVDSVPLSGGVADLANRTRYRFPASRLRPVELDFADSEAVRGATDSTRSELMQSSPV from the coding sequence ATGACGCACACTCGAAACACACCCGCGTCGAAAGATCGTTCTGTCGTCGCTCGGTCAATCCGGGAGAAGACGACGTTCCCCGCGGCGGGATACGCAGGCCGCACCCGCCGCGCCCGCGAGGAACCGATGGCCGTCCGGCCGCTCAGAGACGGGCGCTACGTTGTCGAGACGGAGGGTGGGACTTACGTCGCCGATGTGGAGGCCGGAACCTGCACCTGCCCGGATAGCAGCATCAGGCACGTGCGGTGCAAGCATCTCCGACGCGTCGCCATTGAGATTACTGCACGCCTCGTTCCCGCTCCGGGCGAACGCACCAGCGCATGCGCCGTCTGCGGTCGCCGGACGTTTGTCCCGATGTTCGACCACGCTCCGTCTCTCTGTGAACGACACGACCACGCACCCGGCGACCTAGTGCGCGACAGGGAGACACAGAGCCTTCTCGTCGTCGTTCGTGCGACCGGTGAGCGCGCCGACGAGTCGGTGACCGAGCAGGGAATACTTGTCTCCGACTACGAGACGAATGCCAACTACGGACGGCACGAACCCGTCTTTGAGGCCGTCTACGTGGATTCGGTACCCCTTTCGGGCGGTGTTGCCGACCTCGCTAACCGAACGCGGTATCGCTTCCCAGCCTCACGCCTCCGTCCGGTAGAACTCGACTTCGCTGACTCCGAGGCGGTGCGCGGTGCCACGGATTCGACTCGAAGCGAGTTGATGCAGTCATCACCCGTCTGA
- a CDS encoding RNA-guided endonuclease InsQ/TnpB family protein — protein sequence MLETTRTYVARITNHQQVRDDLDQCGFSASKLWNVGRYYIQQRWDDDGEIPDEAELKSELKDHKRYSDLHSQSSQRVLEELAEAFTGWYNSDDGNNPPGYRKRGDDHPRSTVTWKKRAIKHDDKHGQLRLSKGFNLKESRSDFILAEYETRPDVEVENIQQVRAVWNGDEWELHLVCKTEIPVEDAPGNNTAGIDLGISNYLAIDYEDGESELYPGNVLKEDKHYFTREEYQTEGENGPSKRARKARQKLSRRKDHFLHTLSKHIVERCVEEGVEKIAVGDLSDIRENENGDSRNWGASENKKLHGWEFDRFARLLEYKAEEHGILVDRVDEENTSKTCSCCGKIRDSNRVERGLYVCSSCETTMNADVNGAVNIRRKITQSPPTGDMSNGWLAQPGVFLFDRESGSFNTREQGACKP from the coding sequence ATGCTGGAAACCACCCGCACCTACGTCGCACGCATTACGAACCACCAGCAGGTTCGTGACGACCTCGACCAGTGCGGGTTCTCCGCATCCAAACTGTGGAACGTCGGTCGCTACTACATCCAACAACGGTGGGACGACGACGGTGAGATACCCGACGAAGCCGAACTCAAATCGGAGTTGAAAGACCACAAACGCTACAGTGACCTTCATTCTCAGTCAAGTCAGCGAGTTCTCGAAGAACTTGCTGAGGCGTTCACTGGCTGGTACAACTCCGACGACGGCAACAACCCACCGGGCTACCGGAAACGTGGCGACGACCACCCGCGCTCCACCGTCACGTGGAAGAAACGGGCCATCAAGCACGACGACAAGCACGGTCAACTCCGTCTCTCGAAAGGGTTTAACCTGAAAGAGAGTCGGTCTGACTTCATCCTCGCGGAGTACGAAACTCGCCCCGACGTAGAAGTTGAGAACATCCAGCAGGTGCGTGCCGTCTGGAACGGCGACGAGTGGGAACTCCACCTCGTCTGCAAGACGGAGATTCCAGTCGAAGACGCACCCGGAAACAACACGGCGGGTATCGACCTCGGTATCAGCAACTACCTCGCCATCGACTACGAAGATGGCGAGAGCGAACTATATCCGGGGAACGTGCTGAAAGAGGACAAACACTACTTCACCCGCGAGGAGTACCAGACCGAAGGCGAGAACGGCCCGTCGAAGCGAGCGCGGAAGGCTCGACAGAAACTCTCCCGACGCAAAGACCACTTCCTTCACACCCTCAGCAAACACATCGTTGAGCGGTGTGTGGAAGAAGGCGTGGAGAAGATAGCGGTTGGCGACCTCAGTGACATCCGCGAGAATGAAAACGGTGACTCGCGGAACTGGGGTGCGTCGGAAAACAAGAAGTTGCACGGCTGGGAGTTCGACCGATTCGCCCGTCTCCTTGAATACAAGGCCGAGGAACACGGCATCCTCGTTGACCGTGTGGACGAGGAGAACACCTCGAAGACGTGTTCGTGTTGCGGGAAGATTCGGGATAGCAACCGCGTGGAGCGAGGGCTGTACGTCTGTTCGTCGTGCGAGACGACGATGAACGCAGACGTGAACGGTGCGGTGAATATCCGACGAAAGATAACTCAGAGTCCCCCAACAGGGGATATGAGTAACGGCTGGTTGGCACAGCCCGGAGTCTTCCTGTTCGACCGCGAGAGCGGGTCGTTCAACACGAGAGAACAGGGAGCCTGCAAACCGTAA
- a CDS encoding DNA polymerase sliding clamp produces MFKAIVSASTLRDALDSVSVLVDECKIRLNEDNLSIRAVDPANVGMVDLTLDAASFESYEADGGVIGVNLSKLEDFVGMANSDQLVELELDEETRKLNIRIDGLSSTLALIDPDSIRQEPDIPDLDLPAEIVLEGAQLDRGIKAADMVSDHVRLRVDDTAEAFHIQAQGDTDDVDFQLDTEDLIDLTSGTADSLFSLDYLKDMNKAIPKDAEVTAELGEEFPVKLHYQIAEGQGHVTYMLAPRIQSE; encoded by the coding sequence ATGTTCAAGGCCATCGTGAGCGCCTCCACACTTCGGGACGCGCTGGATTCGGTGAGCGTACTCGTCGATGAGTGTAAGATTCGACTGAACGAGGACAACCTCTCGATCCGAGCGGTTGACCCCGCGAACGTCGGGATGGTCGATCTGACGCTCGACGCCGCATCGTTCGAATCCTACGAGGCTGACGGCGGCGTCATCGGCGTCAACCTCTCGAAACTGGAGGACTTCGTCGGCATGGCGAACTCCGACCAGTTGGTCGAACTCGAACTCGACGAGGAGACGCGAAAACTCAACATCCGAATCGACGGCCTTTCCTCGACGCTCGCGCTCATCGACCCCGACTCTATCCGACAGGAACCCGATATTCCGGACCTCGATCTCCCGGCTGAAATCGTCCTCGAAGGCGCGCAACTCGACCGCGGTATCAAGGCCGCGGACATGGTCTCAGACCACGTCCGACTTCGTGTAGACGACACGGCGGAGGCGTTCCACATCCAAGCACAGGGTGACACTGACGACGTTGACTTCCAACTCGACACCGAGGACCTTATCGACCTCACCTCGGGGACGGCTGACTCGCTGTTCTCGCTGGACTACCTGAAGGATATGAACAAGGCCATCCCGAAGGACGCCGAGGTCACCGCCGAACTCGGTGAGGAGTTCCCTGTTAAACTGCACTACCAAATCGCAGAGGGACAAGGACACGTCACCTACATGCTCGCGCCGCGCATTCAGAGCGAATAA
- a CDS encoding adenosylhomocysteinase has protein sequence MSDYPPISEHLDDVESAREAGRRKMDWALQHMPILNELRDQFEAEKPLDGEVIGMAMHVEAKTANLVELLALGGAEVAITGCNPLSTHDDVSAALDANDNITSYAVRGVGDDEYYEAIESVISHEPTITVDDGMDMVFAIHEEYPELIDTIVGGAEETTTGVHRLRAMDDDGELKYPVFAVNDTPMKRLFDNIHGTGESSLANIAMTTNVSFASKNVVVAGYGYCGKGVAKKAAGQNANVIVAEVEPRRALEAHMEGYDVMPMNEAAKVGDIFVTTTGNRDIITEEDFEVMKDGAILSNAGHFDIEIDLDALSDLAVDEYEARDGVQAYEMEDGRRLNVLAEGRLVNLASPIALGHPIEVMDQSFGVQAVCVRELVENGDDYDAGVHDVPDELDKEVAEIKLDAEGVEIDTLTDEQREYMGSWSHGT, from the coding sequence ATGAGCGATTATCCCCCAATCAGCGAGCATCTCGACGATGTCGAGTCCGCTCGTGAAGCGGGCCGCCGCAAGATGGACTGGGCGCTGCAGCACATGCCCATCCTGAACGAACTGCGCGATCAGTTCGAGGCCGAGAAACCCCTCGACGGCGAGGTCATCGGCATGGCGATGCACGTCGAGGCCAAGACGGCCAATTTGGTCGAACTGCTGGCCCTCGGCGGTGCCGAGGTAGCTATCACCGGGTGCAACCCGCTCTCGACGCACGACGACGTGAGCGCCGCGCTCGACGCCAACGACAACATTACCTCGTACGCGGTCCGCGGTGTGGGCGACGACGAGTACTACGAGGCCATCGAGTCGGTCATCTCGCACGAACCCACCATCACGGTTGACGACGGGATGGACATGGTGTTCGCAATCCACGAAGAGTACCCCGAACTCATCGACACCATCGTCGGCGGCGCAGAAGAGACGACGACGGGCGTCCACCGTCTCCGCGCGATGGACGACGACGGCGAACTCAAATACCCCGTCTTCGCCGTCAACGACACGCCGATGAAACGGCTGTTCGACAACATCCACGGCACGGGCGAGTCTTCCCTCGCTAACATCGCCATGACGACGAACGTCTCTTTCGCCTCGAAGAACGTCGTCGTCGCGGGCTACGGCTACTGTGGGAAGGGCGTCGCAAAGAAGGCGGCCGGACAGAACGCCAACGTCATCGTCGCCGAAGTCGAACCCCGCCGCGCGCTCGAAGCGCACATGGAGGGCTACGACGTGATGCCGATGAACGAAGCCGCGAAGGTCGGCGACATCTTCGTGACGACGACGGGCAACCGAGACATCATCACCGAAGAAGACTTCGAGGTGATGAAAGACGGCGCAATTCTCTCGAACGCCGGTCACTTCGACATCGAAATCGACCTCGACGCGCTCTCGGATCTCGCCGTAGACGAGTACGAGGCACGCGACGGCGTGCAGGCCTACGAGATGGAAGACGGCCGCCGTCTGAACGTCCTCGCAGAGGGTCGCCTCGTCAACCTCGCCTCACCAATCGCACTCGGGCACCCCATCGAAGTGATGGACCAGTCGTTCGGCGTGCAGGCAGTCTGCGTCCGTGAACTCGTCGAGAACGGCGACGACTACGACGCCGGAGTCCACGACGTACCCGACGAATTAGACAAAGAAGTTGCCGAAATCAAACTCGACGCCGAAGGCGTCGAAATCGACACCCTGACCGACGAACAGCGCGAGTACATGGGTAGCTGGAGCCACGGAACGTAA
- a CDS encoding DNA primase large subunit PriL has product MDPHYARYPFFDGARAAVGDADISPAALIAEDAPAVERGLERVERALMEGTVAAEEPHRWSDREELLSYPIARILVSLVDTPAAVDKYAAAEATTAHDRFRADFETDDDGLQSTTTRTVSLEDVLREFELAADVRPERSTPDSRRRSGRDPTQYWIDVGAYLTLSTADWGERWRLVNRELATGAVRVTTDELHRLLEEAVHRRVADGLPFEVRGSSAGDEIADALEDEVASIRDLLNDHDAAGRTDVEAVVPALFPPCMKALVQRAREGESLPAHSEFSLVSFLVALGMDATEVTTLLDVTDETASRIATRVEYLTDAGGSQFAPPSCASMQSYGDCVNKDERCETISHPLSYYTSAVRDAGDVRDWRETVTDDE; this is encoded by the coding sequence ATGGACCCGCACTACGCTCGGTACCCGTTCTTCGACGGCGCACGCGCTGCCGTCGGTGATGCGGATATTTCACCGGCAGCCCTCATCGCCGAGGACGCTCCTGCCGTCGAGCGTGGCCTAGAGCGGGTCGAGCGCGCCCTGATGGAGGGCACTGTCGCCGCCGAAGAACCTCATCGCTGGAGCGACCGTGAGGAACTACTCTCGTATCCCATCGCCCGGATTTTGGTTTCGCTGGTGGATACGCCCGCCGCGGTGGACAAATACGCGGCGGCGGAGGCGACAACGGCACACGACCGCTTCCGCGCCGACTTCGAGACCGATGACGATGGTCTCCAGAGTACGACCACCCGGACGGTTTCACTGGAGGATGTCCTCCGTGAATTCGAACTTGCGGCCGACGTTCGACCGGAACGTTCCACCCCCGATAGCCGCCGACGAAGCGGACGCGACCCGACACAGTACTGGATCGATGTCGGCGCGTATCTGACGCTTTCGACGGCTGATTGGGGTGAGCGGTGGCGTCTCGTCAACCGCGAACTCGCTACAGGTGCGGTGCGCGTGACGACCGACGAACTCCACCGCCTGTTAGAAGAGGCCGTTCACCGGCGCGTCGCAGACGGCCTCCCGTTCGAGGTTCGCGGGAGTTCGGCGGGCGACGAAATCGCCGATGCACTCGAAGACGAGGTAGCGTCGATTCGTGATCTGTTGAACGACCACGACGCCGCCGGCCGAACGGATGTCGAAGCAGTCGTCCCGGCTCTGTTCCCGCCGTGCATGAAAGCACTCGTTCAGCGGGCACGGGAAGGCGAGTCGCTTCCGGCGCACAGCGAGTTTTCACTCGTTTCCTTCTTGGTCGCGCTCGGCATGGACGCGACAGAAGTGACGACGCTGCTCGACGTTACGGACGAAACAGCGAGCCGAATTGCGACGCGCGTGGAATACCTCACTGACGCTGGTGGTTCACAGTTTGCGCCGCCTTCGTGTGCGAGCATGCAGTCGTACGGCGACTGCGTGAACAAGGATGAACGGTGCGAGACGATTTCGCATCCGCTTTCGTACTACACGAGTGCCGTCCGCGACGCTGGCGACGTACGGGACTGGCGCGAAACCGTCACCGACGATGAGTGA